The Papaver somniferum cultivar HN1 chromosome 3, ASM357369v1, whole genome shotgun sequence genome includes a region encoding these proteins:
- the LOC113358844 gene encoding probable inactive purple acid phosphatase 27, with translation MGVQPLSKISMHELRLGIHAEASIKATTRLLGLKGESSQWINVKFKHPHPTADDWVAVFSPAIFNASTYMPTMGNPARLSPMLVSAPIKYQFANHSTPDYVHTGNGSLRFRLINQRYDFAFALFSGGLAKPKLIATSNKISFANPKAPLYPRLALGKSWDEMTVTWTSDYDINEAVPFVQWGLQGEEQVRSPAGTLTFTQTSMCGPPARTVGWREPGFFHTSFLKNLWPNLKYTYKLGHKLMDGTYVWSNNYSFTAPPYPGQNSLQRVIIFGDTGKAERDGSNDYQNYQPGSLNTTDTLTKDLGNYDIVFHIGDLSYANGFLSQWDQFTEMIEPIASAVPYMVASGNHERDWPNSGSFYNTADSGGECGVPAETMFYVTAENRANYWYSVDYGMFRFCIGDSEHDWREGTEQYKFIEKCFATTDRQKQPWLIFATHRVLGYSSNELYAQQGSFDEPMGRSSLQQLWQKYRVDIAYYGHVHSYERTCLIYENICVSSEISHFSGLWNGTIHVVVGGGGSHLSSFSSLKTKWSLYQDYDFGFVKMTAFNHTSLLFEYKKSRDGNVYDSFTITREYMDVLACTVGSCAATTLAG, from the exons ATGGGTGTCCAACCTTTGTCTAAGATTTCTATGCACGAACTCCGACTTGGGATTCATGCAGAAGCTTCCATTAAAGCTACTACTCGTCTTCTCGGATTAAAG GGAGAGAGTAGCCAATGGATAAATGTGAAGTTTAAACACCCCCATCCAACCGCAGATGATTGGGTCGCAGTTTTTTCTCCAGCTATTTTCAA TGCTTCCACATATATGCCAACCATGGGAAATCCTGCTCGCCTAAGTCCAATGTTGGTTTCTGCCCCAATCAAG TACCAATTTGCAAATCATTCAACTCCAGACTATGTACATACGGGTAATGGATCTTTGAGGTTCCGTCTGATCAATCAGAGATACGACTTTGCATTTGCATTATTTTCCGGTGGTCTTGCCAAG CCGAAGTTAATAGCTACTTCGAACAAGATCTCTTTTGCAAACCCAAAGGCACCTCTTTATCCTCGTCTTGCTCTTGGAAAGTCTTGGGATGAA ATGACTGTAACTTGGACAAGTGACTATGACATAAACGAGGCTGTCCCTTTCGTTCAATGGGGGCTCCAGGGTGAAGAACAAGTTCGGTCTCCAGCAGGAACATTGACATTCACCCAAACCAGCATGTGTG GTCCACCTGCAAGAACTGTTGGTTGGAGAGAACCAGGCTTCTTTCACACAAGTTTCTTAAAGAACTTGTGGCCAAATCTAAA ATATACATATAAGTTGGGTCATAAATTGATGGATGGTacatatgtttggagtaataacTATTCATTCACTGCACCACCATACCCTGGACAGAACTCGTTGCAACGCGTTATCATATTCGGAGACACCGGAAAGGCAGAACGTGATGGATCCAATGATTATCAAAATTACCAGCCTGGATCTCTCAACACCACTGATACTCTTACCAAGGACTTGGGTAACTATGATATAGTCTTTCACATTGGTGACTTGTCTTATGCAAACGGTTTCCTATCACAATGGGATCAATTCACAGAAATGATTGAACCCATTGCTTCTGCTGTACCTTACATGGTTGCTAG TGGTAATCACGAACGAGACTGGCCAAATTCAGGATCCTTTTATAACACAGCAGACTCTGGTGGTGAATGTGGTGTACCTGCTGAAACAATGTTCTATGTGACTGCGGAAAATCGTGCAAACTACTg GTACTCCGTAGATTATGGAATGTTTCGATTCTGCATTGGTGACTCAGAACATGACTGGAGAGAGGGAACCGAGCAGTACAAATTCATCGAGAAATGTTTTGCAACAACGGACAGGCAAAAACAACCATGGCTTATCTTTGCTACTCATCGTGTTCTAGGCTATTCATCCAATGAGTTGTATGCTCAACAAGGTTCATTTGACGAACCAATGGGAAGAAGCAGTCTTCAGCAGCTGTGGCAGAAATATAGAGTTGATATTGCTTATTATGGTCATGTTCACAGCTATGAGAGAACATGCCTAATTTATGAG AATATCTGCGTCAGCTCAGAAATATCGCACTTTTCAGGGCTATGGAATGGAACGATTCACGTTGTTGTAGGAGGGGGTGGAAGCCATCTATCGAGTTTCTCATCTCTAAAGACAAAGTGGAGTTTATACCAAGATTACGATTTCGGATTCGTAAAAATGACTGCATTCAACCACACATCTCTCCTTTTTGAATACAAAAAAAGCAGGGATGGAAATGTTTATGATTCATTCACAATCACAAGGGAATACATGGATGTTCTTGCGTGTACAGTAGGCAGTTGTGCAGCCACTACTTTAGCTGGCTAA